One Fusarium falciforme chromosome 12, complete sequence DNA window includes the following coding sequences:
- a CDS encoding SCP domain-containing protein → MYFSKLAISMLAATGAVAHPHARRAAQNDVVVVEYVTKVVTEYGSSQPTYVPQRQGKQHSWWQWKPSQPEQAEQPAQTTVVVEAPKATSAPAASAPAASSGSSGSSSGSLNADEKGALDAHNAARAAVGTADLVWDDELAAGALEYAKQLVGIGSLVHSGADGFGENLYQGGEGEETPLTNAVNMFNDEKKDYSGQAIDSTNYMTFGHYTQVVWKSTTKVGMAKAEGNGKCFVVARYQEPGNMIGETAY, encoded by the exons ATGTACTTCTCCAAGCTCGCCATTTCCATGCTGGCTGCCACTGGCGCCGTCGCCCACCCCCACGCCCGCCGTGCCGCCCAGAAcgacgtcgtcgtcgtcgagtaCGTTACCAAGGTCGTCACCGAGTACGGCAGCAGCCAGCCCACCTACGTTCCTCAGCGCCAGGGCAAGCAGCACAGCTGGTGGCAGTGGAAGCCTTCTCAGCCCGAGCAGGCTGAGCAGCCCGCCCAGACCactgtcgtcgtcgaggcccCCAAGGCCACCTCCGCCCCTGCCGCCTCCGCCCCTGCCGCCAGCTCCGGCTCCTCCGGTTCTTCCTCCGGCAGCCTGAACGCCGACGAGAAGGGTGCCCTCGACGCCCACAACGCTGCCCGTGCCGCCGTTGGCACCGCCGACCTTGTCTGGGACGACGAGCTTGCCGCCGGCGCTCTCGAGTACGCCAAGCAGCTTGTTGGCATCGGCAGCCTCGTCCACTCTGGTGCCGACGGCTTCGGCGAGAACCTCTACCAGGGTggtgagggcgaggagaccCCTCTCACCAACGCTGTCAACATGTTCaacgatgagaagaaggactaCAGCGGCCAGGCCATCGACAGCACCAACTACATGACCTTCGGCCACTACA CCCAGGTTGTCTGGAAGTCCACCACCAAGGTCGGtatggccaaggccgagggcaACGGCAAGTGCTTCGTCGTCGCCCGCTACCAGGAGCCCGGCAACAT GATCGGCGAGACTGCCTACTAA